TTTTCCCAATTGATATTCGAGCTCGATAATGGCGACCAGCAATTCTGTATTGGTGGGAAAGGTGACCACGGCACTGCTCAAGGTTTTGAGGGCGCCGTCCAGGTCAGCCGCCTTTTTTTGCAGTTGCGCCACCTTCATCATGGCAGACGCGGAATCCCGGGAATGATCCAGCATGTTCTTGAAAGCGTTGGCCGCGCGGGCCGTGTTTCCCGCTTCGAGTTCGGCACGCCCCAGGAGTTCCAGAAGCTGGTATCCGGCGTCATGTTTTGCGCGAGCTTCCCGTGCCGCCAGGACGGCTTTTTCCGTCAAACCGTGCAAAAGCAGCGCGCGGATGAGGTAGATTTTCGGGGCCAGCACCCCTGGCGCCGCGGCAACCGCTTTTTCCAACCAGCGGACCTGCTCATCCTTGTCTTTTCTCCTGGCTGCGATGTTGGACAATTCCAAAATGACATTGAGATCAAACTCGTTTCGGTCCAGCAGCAGTTTGAAATCTCTTTCCGCCGCCGCCAAATTGTTTTCCAGCATATTGAGACGCGCCAGATTAACCCTTGGAACCCGCAATTTCGGATTGATTTCCAGAGCCTTGGAAAAATTACGTATGGCGGTCTTCCGGTCACCCAGACCGATATGCGCCGCGCCGAGGAGATTGAAGAGTTCAGGGTCGTCTGGCGTTGATTCCAAGGCAAGGTTCGCCGCCTCGACCGCCTCTTTGAACTCGCCCGCCCTCAGATGAATCATGGTCAGCAGAACACCGGGGCTGACTTGATCCAGTTTGGCGCCCAACGTTTCGCGCAGCATGGCCAACCCGGTCTCCCGGTTACCGCTGCCGATTTGGCTCATGCCGAGGCGGGCTTGGAGATCGGACCGGTCCGGCGCGGCCTCAATGGCCTGTGTGAGAAGCTCGTTGGCTTCGGTAAACCGCTTGGTTCTCAAAAGGGCCTTGGCCAATGCACCGATCAAATCGGAATCCTGGGGCCGCAGCCTCACCACCGGGCGCATGATCCCGACGGCTTCGGCAAAACGTCCCTCCTTGTTCAGCATGGTGCCCAGCGCCTTGCGCGCAAAGGGATTGAATGCGTCCACGTGAATGGCCTGAACAAGGTTGGTGTGGGCGAGATCCGTATCACCATTGGTCAGATATATCAGCGAGGAGATCACCAAGGCATGGGCATCGCCATCCAGAAGCCCCGGGTCCATGGAGCGGAGTTGGTCTGCGGCCAACTCGATGGCCAGCTTGGCTTCCTTGGTCTGTCCTTGGGATTCCAGGTACCGAGCCCACCAATACTGAAGATGGGGATCATGGGGATCGTATTTCCGAACATATTCCAAATCCCCCTTGGCTTGCGCAGCGGCTCCCATATCGATCAAGACCGCCGCGCGATAGGTGCGGGCCGCCAGGTGACGCGGTTGCACGGCAATGGCGCGGCTGAAGTGATCGAGTGCCGGTCTTAATTTGCCTCGGCCGCGCTCCAATTCGCCCCTCTCGTACCAAGCGTCAGCCATATCGGGATACTTGTCCGTGGCTTGCTTGAGGAATTCCTCCGCCTCGTCCCATTTGCCGCGGGCTTTTCGGACGCGGGCCAAACCGACCGTTGCCGATCCGCGCCCCGGCTGGATCCGCAGCGCCGCCAGGAACTCGCCCTCGGCGTCCTTCAAATGCCGCAGCAGGAAATGCGCCTTGCCGCGCAGGGTCAATACACCGGCTTGCACTTTTTTGGGCCATCCGGTGGCGCGCAGGTTGTCCAAAACCTCAAAGAATTTGCCCTGTTGAATGAGGGCCTCGCCGAGAGCCTCGATCACTAGAGATTGATCCGCGCCGATATCCAATGCCCGGCGCAGCTCCTTTTCGGCAGACTCGCCATCACCGATCACAAGATAGATCCGCCCCAATAACAGCCGGGACGGCAGATGATCGGGATTGCTGCGCAAAACGTTTTTGAGGTGAATGACCGAGGTTCGTAGATTCCCAGACTGAAAGTCTTTCTGGGCATCTTCAAACTTGCCCGAGGGCTGGATTTCGATGGAGGTCGCTGCAAGCGCCGCCCCATCTATGGCCGTCAGAGCCCCACCGAGTAGAACCGCAAGGACCATGGGTCCGATGCGGGAAGCGGTGATTCGGGTAGTGAAGGTCATGGCTTTTTCGTCCTCGGTCAATCGGGTGGGGCATCCTAAACCGACTACCGCTCCCGGAAAAGGGGGTCAGGTGTTCAAGAAACGTTGCTGATCTCCGTCCAGAACCAAACAGGTCAGACGATTACTACCATAAGCGCCGGTATCGATCCCGATGCGATTGCGTCGCCGGTCGGGTTCGGGGGTAATGCTGTGGCCATGCACCACGACCGCCCCGAAATCCCCTCGTCCGGACAGAAACGGATCGCGGATCCAAAGCAAGTCGTGCTCTTGCTGCTCTTCCAAGGGAACCCCGGGCCGCACCCCCGCATGAGCAAAAAAATAATCCCCCAGCCAATGGCTGGGACTCAATTGGTGAAGGAATTCCAAATGCTCCTTGGGCACCACCGCGCGGAGGTTTTCCGCCAGGATGGCGAATCGGTCCGACATGGGCGCTTCCGGCGACAAGGCCTGTCCGTAGCTTTCCGCCGTTTCCCTTCCGCCATATTGGAACCAGGGCGGCCCGTATTCGCCGTTTTCGACGAACTCCAGGAACATGGCTTCATGATTGCCTTTGAGATAAACCACCTCGGTGGTCGGAGGCGGGGTCAGCAACAGATCCAGCACGCCCCGACTATCGAATCCCCGATCCACGTAGTCACCCAGATAAATCAGCACCGACCGCTCCATCCCCCCAGCCCGCAGGTCTTCTTCGATCAGGCCGTGCAGGCGCAGGAGGAGGTCGGAACGCCCGTGAATATCCCCCACTGCATAGACCCGCGTCCCGTCGGGCACACGGGGCGCTTTTCCGGCGGGGGTTGCCGATGACATGAATCGGTTGAACAGGTCTTTCAGGACCATTTCTTGGGCAACTCCCGGGATGCTGGGCCCATGATGTAGGCGGGCCGCCCCCTAGCCGCAATAGCAAAAGCGCCGCGCCGCATCGGTGCTCGCCTCTCGGGGGTGTTTCTGGCATAGTGGCGCCCAGCGCTCAGACCATCCGATAGGCGAACCGTTTCATGGACAAAATCGAGTTATTGGCCGACTCCCCGTTCTTCGCGGAGGCCGCCCCCGCGACCCGCGAGGCCATTGCCGAGGCAGCCGAGGAAATCTCCCTGGCCAACGGCGAAATCCTGTTCAGCTCGGGAGACCAGGCGGATTCCATATATCTCATTCTAGAAGGCGCGCTAAAGCTGGAGCTTCCCACTGAATCCGGTTCAA
The sequence above is drawn from the Magnetospira sp. QH-2 genome and encodes:
- the prsT gene encoding XrtA/PEP-CTERM system TPR-repeat protein PrsT, translated to MTFTTRITASRIGPMVLAVLLGGALTAIDGAALAATSIEIQPSGKFEDAQKDFQSGNLRTSVIHLKNVLRSNPDHLPSRLLLGRIYLVIGDGESAEKELRRALDIGADQSLVIEALGEALIQQGKFFEVLDNLRATGWPKKVQAGVLTLRGKAHFLLRHLKDAEGEFLAALRIQPGRGSATVGLARVRKARGKWDEAEEFLKQATDKYPDMADAWYERGELERGRGKLRPALDHFSRAIAVQPRHLAARTYRAAVLIDMGAAAQAKGDLEYVRKYDPHDPHLQYWWARYLESQGQTKEAKLAIELAADQLRSMDPGLLDGDAHALVISSLIYLTNGDTDLAHTNLVQAIHVDAFNPFARKALGTMLNKEGRFAEAVGIMRPVVRLRPQDSDLIGALAKALLRTKRFTEANELLTQAIEAAPDRSDLQARLGMSQIGSGNRETGLAMLRETLGAKLDQVSPGVLLTMIHLRAGEFKEAVEAANLALESTPDDPELFNLLGAAHIGLGDRKTAIRNFSKALEINPKLRVPRVNLARLNMLENNLAAAERDFKLLLDRNEFDLNVILELSNIAARRKDKDEQVRWLEKAVAAAPGVLAPKIYLIRALLLHGLTEKAVLAAREARAKHDAGYQLLELLGRAELEAGNTARAANAFKNMLDHSRDSASAMMKVAQLQKKAADLDGALKTLSSAVVTFPTNTELLVAIIELEYQLGKTDRIKARIDDLLRKNPEKAIGWALLGDDHLRRSEIQEAVTAYEKAFELSPGAGLLVRIFLAGERIGQRPQLIDRMVQWAAQNPKDRLVRRTLVGAYIKEGRLNDAIAEAKLLLVDKPDSVETLNNLAWLYDETGNPQAREMAEKAYKLAPGNPSVIDTLGWLLVRQGETERGLALLRDAHARGGDRLEIRFHLAATLQRLGRLDEARKEMKAIISAAKGASLGDEFDALRKELGMN
- a CDS encoding metallophosphoesterase family protein, whose translation is MVLKDLFNRFMSSATPAGKAPRVPDGTRVYAVGDIHGRSDLLLRLHGLIEEDLRAGGMERSVLIYLGDYVDRGFDSRGVLDLLLTPPPTTEVVYLKGNHEAMFLEFVENGEYGPPWFQYGGRETAESYGQALSPEAPMSDRFAILAENLRAVVPKEHLEFLHQLSPSHWLGDYFFAHAGVRPGVPLEEQQEHDLLWIRDPFLSGRGDFGAVVVHGHSITPEPDRRRNRIGIDTGAYGSNRLTCLVLDGDQQRFLNT